A single window of Zea mays cultivar B73 chromosome 10, Zm-B73-REFERENCE-NAM-5.0, whole genome shotgun sequence DNA harbors:
- the LOC103641707 gene encoding heat shock 70 kDa protein BIP2 has product MVGRLIDGPVHIAVSVLSSSGKKSIRRTLERSVCLVIIFYLVFVDYVYIDTMMGRRLLVSLLPLLMVVMVTAAAFDISRAPPAFGVRRGAPKEYFEWRRPWGTAPFLLGSAAAIHLGNTSSCIAAYDFGPGSHEYYQLCMPSWVAVTDNDMVLSGEAAMNHATVSPGTAISGFTRLLDQRLKDDVVKSEMKLSPLYKFSEREGRVAIQFNHPSRRGQVIEFSPLDLTVVLVSELKHMAEAHLGRELSAAVIAVPRHLNYNGRQDVVNVGRYDAGFRRAAKAIDRQITLYHHHTEQGDGKAILVLRVGGRTSDATIFKFIDGEARYVTAQDDIYLGGDDFTTRIVDYMAELIKEKNQWDIRQDAEALRRLRVACEHAKKALSDQEETMVQIHVADIESSAPLTRAKLEELNQDLLDRVMGLVDGAVMGTGSGWLPRPRDESRTDMVDEIVLVGGSARMPKLRQLIEDYFRGRRPNSRKGVEPEDAIVQGTAILSRPKAARYLEECFDYLYGKDGRGLPSFVFRTSN; this is encoded by the exons ATGGTAGGACGATTGATAGATGGGCCAGTCCACATCGCGGTGTCTGTCTTGTCTTCAAGTGGAAAGAAGAGCATCCGACGGACATTGGAAAGAAGTGTCTGTCTTGTCATCATCTTCTACCTGGTTTTTGTCGACTACG TATATATAGACACCATGATGGGGCGTCGTCTTCTCGTGAGCCTTCTACCACTACTCATGGTGGTCAtgg TGACGGCGGCGGCGTTCGACATCTCAAGAGCCCCGCCGGCGTTCGGGGTCCGAAGAGGGGCTCCGAAGGAGTACTTCGAGTGGCGCAGACCTTGGGGCACGGCGCCCTTCCTGCTGGGGTCAGCTGCGGCCATCCACCTCGGCAACACCAGCTCGTGCATCGCCGCCTACGACTTTGGCCCCGGGAGCCACGAGTACTACCAACTCTGCATGCCCTCTTGGGTGGCCGTCACGGACAACGACATGGTCCTCTCCGGCGAGGCTGCTATGAACCACGCCACCGTCAGCCCCGGGACGGCCATCTCGGGCTTCACGCGCCTCCTCGACCAAAGGCTCAAGGACGATGTGGTGAAGAGCGAGATGAAGCTTTCGCCGTTGTACAAGTTCTCCGAGAGGGAGGGACGGGTCGCCATCCAATTTAATCATCCAAGCCGGCGTGGCCAGGTCATAGAGTTCTCGCCCCTAGATCTCACCGTCGTCCTCGTCTCCGAGCTGAAGCACATGGCGGAGGCTCACCTGGGCCGTGAGCTCTCGGCTGCTGTCATCGCCGTGCCGCGTCACCTCAACTACAATGGAAGGCAGGACGTCGTCAATGTGGGACGGTATGACGCTGGCTTCCGCCGGGCCGCCAAGGCCATCGACCGGCAGATCACGCTGTATCACCACCACACGGAGCAGGGTGACGGCAAGGCTATCCTTGTCTTGCGTGTTGGCGGCCGCACGTCCGACGCCACCATCTTCAAGTTCATCGATGGCGAGGCTCGCTACGTCACGGCGCAGGATGATATCTACTTGGGAG GTGACGACTTCACGACGCGGATCGTCGACTACATGGCAGAGCTCATCAAGGAGAAGAACCAGTGGGACATCAGGCAGGACGCGGAGGCGTTGCGCAGGCTAAGGGTGGCATGCGAGCACGCCAAGAAGGCATTGAGCGACCAGGAAGAGACGATGGTGCAGATACATGTCGCCGACATTGAGTCGTCGGCGCCCCTCACGCGGGCCAAGCTGGAGGAGCTCAACCAGGACCTGTTGGACAGGGTCATGGGACTTGTGGACGGGGCGGTGATGGGGACAGGGAGTGGGTGGTTGCCCCGGCCCCGCGACGAGAGCCGCACGGACATGGTCGACGAGATCGTCCTCGTCGGCGGCAGCGCGAGGATGCCCAAGCTCCGTCAGCTCATCGAGGACTACTTTCGTGGCAGGCGGCCAAACAGCCGCAAGGGAGTGGAACCAGAGGACGCCATCGTCCAGGGCACCGCCATTCTTTCCCGTCCTAAGGCGGCGCGCTACTTAGAGGAGTGCTTTGACTATCTTTACGGCAAGGATGGTAGGGGTCTTCCAAGTTTTGTATTCAGAACGTCGAATTAG